ACTGCTGCTTCAGCGGCTGATAATTCTCGATGATGCCGTTGTGCACGAGGACACAACCCTTCGATCGATGCGGATGGGCATTCTGCTCAGACGGCTTGCCGTGCGTCGCCCAGCGGGTGTGACCGATACCCACCATGCCGCTCAGCTCTTTCTCTTGAAGCGATTTTTGAAGATTCACCAGCTTGCCGACGCTGCGCCGCACATTGATTTTCTGCCCCTGCTGGATGGCGACGCCCGCGGAGTCGTACCCGCGATACTCCAACTTGGCCAGCCCGCCGATCAGAATTGGAACCGCTTCTTGATTTCCCACATAGCCAACAATGCCACACATCGATCGTCTACCTCCGCTTCTTCTTGCTGGACGCCTTGGTGGCCGCCGTTCGCTTACCGGCCGGCTTCACCGGAGCCTGCTTCTCATTCGCCAACAACGCACGCCGTCTGGCAGCCCATCCGACCCGATTGACTTGCGCCACCCGGGCGATCGCCAACGCATCCGCCGGCACATCCTGCGTCACCGTCGTACCGGCCGCAATAACCGCCCCTGCCCCGATGGTCACCGGGGCAATCAACTGCGTATCGCTCCCCAAAAACACATGATCGCCGACAATGGTCTGATGCTTATGCACACCGTCATAGTTACACGTAATCGTCCCGGCGCCGATATTGACGTCCTTGCCGATCGTCGCGTCCCCGAGATAGCTCAGATGGTTGGCCTTGGCGCCTTCGCCCAAATCCGTCTTCTTCATCTCGACAAAGTTGCCGACCTTCGCCTTCTTGCGCACCCGTACACCGGGACGCAAATGCACGAAGGGACCGATCGTAGCTTGCTCATCGATCTGCGAGTCGGCACAGACGCAATGATCCAGAATCGTCACATGGGACCCGACCGCACAATTCGTGAGCCGCGTGAAGGAGCGGATTTCACCGCCCTCTCCGATGACCGTCTTCCCTTCCAGGGTCACGTTCGGATGCAAGGTCGTATCTTTGCCAATCACGACCTCAGCATCGATCCAGGTGGAGGCCGGGTCGATCATCGTCACACCGGCTTCCATCCAGCGCCGCCGGATCTGCTGGCGAATCACCTGCTCAGCGTCCGCCAACTGCAACCTCGAATTGACCCCCAACCCTTCATCCGGATTCGTCAGCGGGAGCGCCGCGACCCGATGGCCCTGCGTGACCGCCATATCAACGATGTCCGTCAGGTAGTACTCGCCCTGCGCATTGTGCGGCTGGACCTTGTCCAACGCCGCAAAGAGAAAGGACCCGTCGACGACATAAGTCCCGACATTGATTTCGCGGATCGTTCGCTCTTCCGGAGAGGCGTCGCGATCTTCGACGATCTTCACCACGTCGGCGGACGCATGGACGGCACCGGACGCACCCTTCGCCGTCCGCCGCACCACCCGGCCATAGCCGCCAGGATTATCCAGAATCGCCGTCAAGAGGGTGACCGTCGCACCGGCTGCCCGATGCGTGTGCAATAGCGCGCGCAATGTCGA
The sequence above is drawn from the Nitrospira sp. genome and encodes:
- the glmU gene encoding bifunctional UDP-N-acetylglucosamine diphosphorylase/glucosamine-1-phosphate N-acetyltransferase GlmU — translated: MDGLGVVVMAAGRGTRMRSEQAKVLHQIVGRPMIRYALDVARAVAGHSVAVVVGHQAAQVRAVLEAALAGQSGGAAVHIVEQVQQLGTGHAVLQTRSAFAPGKANAPAAYLILNGDTPLLQESTLRALLHTHRAAGATVTLLTAILDNPGGYGRVVRRTAKGASGAVHASADVVKIVEDRDASPEERTIREINVGTYVVDGSFLFAALDKVQPHNAQGEYYLTDIVDMAVTQGHRVAALPLTNPDEGLGVNSRLQLADAEQVIRQQIRRRWMEAGVTMIDPASTWIDAEVVIGKDTTLHPNVTLEGKTVIGEGGEIRSFTRLTNCAVGSHVTILDHCVCADSQIDEQATIGPFVHLRPGVRVRKKAKVGNFVEMKKTDLGEGAKANHLSYLGDATIGKDVNIGAGTITCNYDGVHKHQTIVGDHVFLGSDTQLIAPVTIGAGAVIAAGTTVTQDVPADALAIARVAQVNRVGWAARRRALLANEKQAPVKPAGKRTAATKASSKKKRR